The Megachile rotundata isolate GNS110a chromosome 8, iyMegRotu1, whole genome shotgun sequence genome has a segment encoding these proteins:
- the LOC100877092 gene encoding putative Golgi apparatus membrane protein-like protein CG5021 isoform X2 → MASASVPLLMDDDTIAFVEEDETNQNSNKLKHPYVTAFHLAFRVAAVIVYMFCGLFSNSFIASFVTIVLLLSMDFWTVKNITGRLMVGLRWWNYVDDNGKSHWVFESRKNRINSQEACIFWTALILCPMLWSIFFIIALFGLKIKWLLLVCIAIVLNGANLYGYIKCKMGKEQNVSAATGDFLRRQVIQKVASMMTRSPPTNNPSQPANMI, encoded by the exons ATGGCGTCTGCGTCG GTTCCTTTACTAATGGATGACGATACAATAGCTTTTGTAGAAGAGGATGAGACGAATCAAAACAGCAATAAGCTTAA GCATCCATATGTCACTGCATTTCACTTAGCCTTCCGAGTAGCAGCTGTAATAGTCTACATGTTTTGTGGATTGTTTTCAAATAGTTTTATAGCTAGTTTCGTAACTATTGTGTTACTCTTGTCAATGGACTTTTGGACGGTAAAAAATATTACTGGAAGGTTGATGGTTGGTCTCAGATGGTGGAATTACGTAGATGACAATGGAAAAAGTCATTGGGTATTTGAATCCAGAAAG AATCGCATCAACTCCCAAGAAGCTTGTATATTTTGGACAGCGTTGATTCTGTGTCCAATGTTGTGgtccatattttttataatagccCTCTTTGGCTTAAAGATTAAATGGCTTCTGTTGGTGTGCATCGCGATTGTTCTGAATGGTGCAAATTTGTACGGatacataaaatgtaaaatgggAAAGGAACAAAATGTTTCAGCAGCAACAGGGGATTTCTTAAGAAGACAAGTCATACAAAAG GTTGCATCTATGATGACCAGGAGTCCACCAACAAATAATCCAAGTCAACCAGCCAATATGATATAA
- the LOC100877092 gene encoding putative Golgi apparatus membrane protein-like protein CG5021 isoform X1, whose protein sequence is MASASVPLLMDDDTIAFVEEDETNQNSNKLKHPYVTAFHLAFRVAAVIVYMFCGLFSNSFIASFVTIVLLLSMDFWTVKNITGRLMVGLRWWNYVDDNGKSHWVFESRKGNQQNRINSQEACIFWTALILCPMLWSIFFIIALFGLKIKWLLLVCIAIVLNGANLYGYIKCKMGKEQNVSAATGDFLRRQVIQKVASMMTRSPPTNNPSQPANMI, encoded by the exons ATGGCGTCTGCGTCG GTTCCTTTACTAATGGATGACGATACAATAGCTTTTGTAGAAGAGGATGAGACGAATCAAAACAGCAATAAGCTTAA GCATCCATATGTCACTGCATTTCACTTAGCCTTCCGAGTAGCAGCTGTAATAGTCTACATGTTTTGTGGATTGTTTTCAAATAGTTTTATAGCTAGTTTCGTAACTATTGTGTTACTCTTGTCAATGGACTTTTGGACGGTAAAAAATATTACTGGAAGGTTGATGGTTGGTCTCAGATGGTGGAATTACGTAGATGACAATGGAAAAAGTCATTGGGTATTTGAATCCAGAAAG GGTAATCAACAGAATCGCATCAACTCCCAAGAAGCTTGTATATTTTGGACAGCGTTGATTCTGTGTCCAATGTTGTGgtccatattttttataatagccCTCTTTGGCTTAAAGATTAAATGGCTTCTGTTGGTGTGCATCGCGATTGTTCTGAATGGTGCAAATTTGTACGGatacataaaatgtaaaatgggAAAGGAACAAAATGTTTCAGCAGCAACAGGGGATTTCTTAAGAAGACAAGTCATACAAAAG GTTGCATCTATGATGACCAGGAGTCCACCAACAAATAATCCAAGTCAACCAGCCAATATGATATAA
- the LOC100877092 gene encoding putative Golgi apparatus membrane protein-like protein CG5021 isoform X3 has protein sequence MDDDTIAFVEEDETNQNSNKLKHPYVTAFHLAFRVAAVIVYMFCGLFSNSFIASFVTIVLLLSMDFWTVKNITGRLMVGLRWWNYVDDNGKSHWVFESRKGNQQNRINSQEACIFWTALILCPMLWSIFFIIALFGLKIKWLLLVCIAIVLNGANLYGYIKCKMGKEQNVSAATGDFLRRQVIQKVASMMTRSPPTNNPSQPANMI, from the exons ATGGATGACGATACAATAGCTTTTGTAGAAGAGGATGAGACGAATCAAAACAGCAATAAGCTTAA GCATCCATATGTCACTGCATTTCACTTAGCCTTCCGAGTAGCAGCTGTAATAGTCTACATGTTTTGTGGATTGTTTTCAAATAGTTTTATAGCTAGTTTCGTAACTATTGTGTTACTCTTGTCAATGGACTTTTGGACGGTAAAAAATATTACTGGAAGGTTGATGGTTGGTCTCAGATGGTGGAATTACGTAGATGACAATGGAAAAAGTCATTGGGTATTTGAATCCAGAAAG GGTAATCAACAGAATCGCATCAACTCCCAAGAAGCTTGTATATTTTGGACAGCGTTGATTCTGTGTCCAATGTTGTGgtccatattttttataatagccCTCTTTGGCTTAAAGATTAAATGGCTTCTGTTGGTGTGCATCGCGATTGTTCTGAATGGTGCAAATTTGTACGGatacataaaatgtaaaatgggAAAGGAACAAAATGTTTCAGCAGCAACAGGGGATTTCTTAAGAAGACAAGTCATACAAAAG GTTGCATCTATGATGACCAGGAGTCCACCAACAAATAATCCAAGTCAACCAGCCAATATGATATAA
- the Zip48C gene encoding zinc/iron regulated transporter-related protein 48C isoform X1 has protein sequence MLKDYSPITQALFGTLFTWGLTAAGAALVIVIQGNQRKLLDVSLGFAAGVMVAASYWSLLAPAIEMASKSNIYGAEGEYAFVPVGVGFLVGAAFVYGTDALISSLGIQSPNVLLAMQSVGTKQRRKILAKLKSDEDLDDYDPYNDVQKTGGKMYTQIESTTIDGFYEQNSRRRQIARINTPAEPGEVGAVYEDPNNECKNNQWRRVLLLVVAITVHNIPEGLAVGVGFAAVGSSASATFENARNLAIGIGIQNFPEGLAVSLPLRSAGISTLKSFWYGQLSGMVEPLAGVLGAAGVTLAEPMLPYALAFAAGAMIYVVIDDIVPEAHQSGNSKLASWAAIVGFLIMMSLDVGLG, from the exons ATGTTAAAGGATTATTCGCCGATTACGCAGGCGCTTTTCGGAACGCTATTTACGTGGGGTCTCACTGCAGCGGGTGCCGCACTTGTCATCGTAATTCAAGGAAACCAA CGCAAACTGTTGGATGTCAGCCTAGGATTCGCGGCAGGCGTAATGGTTGCGGCAAGTTACTGGTCCCTATTGGCACCTGCCATCGAAATGGCGTCAAAGAGCAACATTTATGGAGCAGAAGGCGAATACGCGTTCGTACCGGTTGGAGTTGGATTTCTCGTAGGCGCGGCTTTCGTTTACGGGACGGACGCGTTGATATCTTCCCTCGGCATTCAGTCCCCCAATGTGCTTTTAGCTATGCAATCAGTCGGTACGAAACAAAGACGCAAGATCCTTGCAAAACTAAAGAGTGATGAGGACTTAGACGATTATGATCCGTATAACGACGTACAAAAAACCGGTGGAAAAATGTATACACAAATTGAGTCGACCACCATAGATG GTTTTTACGAACAGAATAGCAGACGACGTCAAATAGCAAGGATAAACACACCGGCAGAACCAGGAGAAGTTGGAGCGGTCTACGAAGACCCTAACAACGAATGTAAAAACAACCAATGGAGAAGAGTATTGTTGTTGGTGGTTGCTATTACG GTGCACAATATTCCAGAGGGGCTCGCAGTTGGAGTGGGATTCGCGGCGGTAGGCAGCAGCGCGtcggcaacttttgaaaatgCCAG GAATCTCGCGATCGGCATCGGTATACAAAATTTCCCCGAAGGACTGGCGGTGTCTCTGCCTCTTCGATCGGCCGGCATCAGCACCTTGAAGAGTTTCTGGTACGGTCAGCTCTCGGGGATGGTGGAACCTCTCGCCGGCGTCCTTGGCGCGGCCGGAGTGACGCTCGCCGAACCTATGCTGCCTTACGCGCTCGCCTTCGCAGCCGGTGCAATGATCTACGTGGTGATCGACGACATCGTCCCAGAAGCGCATCAAAG CGGAAACAGTAAACTCGCCAGCTGGGCCGCCATCGTCGGGTTCCTGATAATGATGTCTCTGGACGTTGGATTAGGGTAA
- the Zip48C gene encoding zinc/iron regulated transporter-related protein 48C isoform X2 — MLKDYSPITQALFGTLFTWGLTAAGAALVIVIQGNQRKLLDVSLGFAAGVMVAASYWSLLAPAIEMASKSNIYGAEGEYAFVPVGVGFLVGAAFVYGTDALISSLGIQSPNVLLAMQSVGFYEQNSRRRQIARINTPAEPGEVGAVYEDPNNECKNNQWRRVLLLVVAITVHNIPEGLAVGVGFAAVGSSASATFENARNLAIGIGIQNFPEGLAVSLPLRSAGISTLKSFWYGQLSGMVEPLAGVLGAAGVTLAEPMLPYALAFAAGAMIYVVIDDIVPEAHQSGNSKLASWAAIVGFLIMMSLDVGLG, encoded by the exons ATGTTAAAGGATTATTCGCCGATTACGCAGGCGCTTTTCGGAACGCTATTTACGTGGGGTCTCACTGCAGCGGGTGCCGCACTTGTCATCGTAATTCAAGGAAACCAA CGCAAACTGTTGGATGTCAGCCTAGGATTCGCGGCAGGCGTAATGGTTGCGGCAAGTTACTGGTCCCTATTGGCACCTGCCATCGAAATGGCGTCAAAGAGCAACATTTATGGAGCAGAAGGCGAATACGCGTTCGTACCGGTTGGAGTTGGATTTCTCGTAGGCGCGGCTTTCGTTTACGGGACGGACGCGTTGATATCTTCCCTCGGCATTCAGTCCCCCAATGTGCTTTTAGCTATGCAATCAGTCG GTTTTTACGAACAGAATAGCAGACGACGTCAAATAGCAAGGATAAACACACCGGCAGAACCAGGAGAAGTTGGAGCGGTCTACGAAGACCCTAACAACGAATGTAAAAACAACCAATGGAGAAGAGTATTGTTGTTGGTGGTTGCTATTACG GTGCACAATATTCCAGAGGGGCTCGCAGTTGGAGTGGGATTCGCGGCGGTAGGCAGCAGCGCGtcggcaacttttgaaaatgCCAG GAATCTCGCGATCGGCATCGGTATACAAAATTTCCCCGAAGGACTGGCGGTGTCTCTGCCTCTTCGATCGGCCGGCATCAGCACCTTGAAGAGTTTCTGGTACGGTCAGCTCTCGGGGATGGTGGAACCTCTCGCCGGCGTCCTTGGCGCGGCCGGAGTGACGCTCGCCGAACCTATGCTGCCTTACGCGCTCGCCTTCGCAGCCGGTGCAATGATCTACGTGGTGATCGACGACATCGTCCCAGAAGCGCATCAAAG CGGAAACAGTAAACTCGCCAGCTGGGCCGCCATCGTCGGGTTCCTGATAATGATGTCTCTGGACGTTGGATTAGGGTAA